A single region of the Ancylobacter novellus DSM 506 genome encodes:
- the phnC gene encoding phosphonate ABC transporter ATP-binding protein has protein sequence MAAALQLDRVTKTYGAMRAVDNVSLTIREGERVALIGASGSGKSTLIRLASGLILADAQGRGTGAVQAYGLRVQEGGKLAAEARAARRNIGLVFQQFALAGRLSVMTNVLVGALGRMSALRGTLGLFNSDERRTAYAALAEVGIAQHAAKRARELSGGQQQRVAIARALVQGARLVLADEPIASLDPKSAKRVMDTLVTMSRDHGIALVVSLHQVDYATAYFDRVIAMNAGRVVFDGPAAQINAAFLTELYGASAEELILPSQFAVTVPPGTGAPAEIPSSQTVS, from the coding sequence ATGGCGGCAGCGCTTCAACTCGACCGCGTGACCAAGACCTATGGTGCCATGCGCGCCGTGGACAATGTCTCGCTCACGATCCGGGAGGGCGAGCGCGTGGCGCTGATCGGCGCCTCGGGCTCCGGCAAGTCCACGCTGATCCGTCTCGCCTCCGGCCTGATCCTCGCGGATGCGCAGGGCCGCGGCACCGGCGCGGTGCAGGCGTACGGCCTCAGGGTGCAGGAAGGCGGCAAGCTCGCCGCCGAGGCGCGTGCGGCGCGGCGCAATATCGGCCTCGTCTTCCAGCAGTTCGCCCTGGCCGGGCGTCTCTCGGTCATGACCAACGTGCTGGTTGGCGCGCTCGGGCGGATGAGCGCCCTGCGCGGAACACTCGGCCTGTTCAATTCCGACGAACGCCGTACCGCCTATGCCGCGCTCGCCGAGGTCGGCATCGCCCAGCATGCCGCCAAGCGTGCCCGCGAGCTTTCCGGCGGCCAGCAGCAGCGCGTCGCCATCGCCCGCGCGCTGGTGCAGGGCGCCCGCCTCGTGCTCGCCGACGAGCCCATCGCCTCGCTCGACCCCAAGTCGGCCAAGCGGGTGATGGACACGCTGGTGACGATGAGCCGCGACCACGGCATCGCCCTCGTGGTCTCGCTGCATCAGGTGGACTACGCCACCGCCTATTTCGACCGCGTGATCGCGATGAATGCCGGCCGCGTGGTGTTCGACGGCCCGGCCGCGCAGATCAACGCCGCCTTCCTCACTGAGCTCTACGGCGCCAGCGCCGAGGAGCTGATCCTGCCGAGCCAGTTTGCCGTGACCGTGCCGCCCGGGACGGGCGCGCCCGCGGAAATCCCCTCGTCCCAGACCGTATCCTAG
- a CDS encoding DUF6790 family protein — MYYAIIVLTMVVAPLISIGAELATTTGLGGFLVVTTKWFAFWAVGVRLLLAGVSQILRPGFTAKGILGVDDPRSHVLVQELGFANSAIGLAGLLSIVFSIWALPVAFIGGLFLGLAGINHMMRPERNLRETVAMISDLWGAAILLAVFVLSLF, encoded by the coding sequence ATGTATTACGCGATCATAGTGCTGACGATGGTGGTAGCACCGCTCATCAGCATCGGTGCCGAGCTCGCCACCACCACGGGCCTCGGCGGCTTCCTAGTCGTCACCACCAAATGGTTCGCCTTCTGGGCGGTGGGCGTGCGCCTCCTGCTCGCCGGCGTCTCGCAGATCCTGCGCCCCGGCTTCACCGCCAAGGGCATACTCGGCGTCGACGATCCGCGTTCCCATGTGCTGGTGCAGGAACTCGGCTTCGCCAACAGCGCGATCGGCCTCGCCGGCCTGCTGTCGATCGTCTTCTCGATCTGGGCGCTGCCGGTCGCCTTCATTGGCGGCCTGTTCCTCGGCCTTGCCGGTATCAACCACATGATGCGCCCGGAGCGGAACCTGCGTGAGACCGTGGCGATGATCTCGGACCTGTGGGGCGCGGCCATCCTGCTGGCGGTCTTCGTGCTCAGCCTGTTCTAG
- the phnD gene encoding phosphonate ABC transporter substrate-binding protein: MKRILAAGLVLAGLTAPLAAQEVKELNFGIISTESSAGLAKSFEPMLKDLEKAVGVPVKAFFAQDYAGVIEGMRFKKVDLAWYGNKSAMEAVDRAGGEIFVQTTKPDGTKGYYSLIITNADNNAVNNLKDVVDCSKGLTFGNGDPNSTSGNLVPSYYVFALNKVDPNKCYKRVVVSNHEGNALAVANKQVDIATNNTESMDRLKDVRPAEAAKLKEVWRSPLIPSDPLVWRTDLPADMKAKIYTFFLTYGRLGSDEEVARQRAILAKTSDGWGTFVPSSNAQLYPIRQLELFKTRLKVEASDKLSADEKAKQLKEIDAKLAALDEQMKKVPSM, encoded by the coding sequence ATGAAGCGCATTCTCGCGGCCGGCCTCGTGCTGGCTGGCCTGACCGCCCCGCTGGCGGCGCAGGAAGTCAAGGAGCTGAACTTCGGCATCATCTCGACCGAGTCCTCGGCCGGCCTCGCCAAGAGCTTCGAGCCGATGCTGAAGGACCTCGAAAAGGCCGTTGGCGTGCCGGTGAAGGCCTTCTTCGCGCAGGACTATGCCGGCGTCATCGAGGGCATGCGCTTCAAGAAGGTCGACCTTGCCTGGTACGGCAACAAGTCGGCCATGGAAGCGGTCGACCGCGCCGGCGGCGAGATCTTCGTCCAGACGACCAAGCCGGACGGCACCAAGGGCTACTACTCGCTCATCATCACCAATGCCGACAACAACGCCGTCAACAATCTCAAGGACGTGGTCGACTGCTCGAAGGGCCTGACCTTCGGCAATGGCGATCCGAACTCGACCTCCGGCAACCTCGTGCCGAGCTACTATGTGTTCGCGCTGAACAAGGTCGACCCGAACAAGTGCTACAAGCGCGTCGTAGTCTCCAACCATGAGGGCAACGCCCTCGCGGTCGCCAACAAGCAGGTCGACATCGCCACCAACAACACCGAGTCGATGGACCGTCTGAAGGACGTCCGCCCGGCCGAGGCCGCCAAGCTCAAGGAAGTGTGGCGTTCGCCGCTCATCCCGTCCGACCCGCTGGTGTGGCGCACTGACCTGCCGGCTGACATGAAGGCCAAGATCTACACCTTCTTCCTCACCTATGGCCGCCTCGGCTCGGATGAGGAAGTCGCCCGCCAGCGCGCGATCCTGGCCAAGACCTCGGACGGCTGGGGCACCTTCGTTCCCTCGTCCAACGCCCAGCTCTACCCGATCCGCCAGCTCGAGCTGTTCAAGACCCGCCTGAAGGTCGAGGCCAGCGACAAGCTCTCGGCCGACGAGAAGGCCAAGCAGCTCAAGGAAATCGATGCCAAGCTCGCCGCGCTCGACGAGCAGATGAAGAAGGTTCCGAGCATGTGA
- the phnE gene encoding phosphonate ABC transporter, permease protein PhnE produces MFATDAVHRAATSTMPPPPVTPLATRLVRLALAALAVVVLVYAWHEAEMNPGQLVRDAGNMATLGADFLRPDFTYWDLYAKDMVETLAIAIWGTLLAVIAGIPLGILSADNVAPAWIVFPVRRLMDACRAINELVFALIFIAAVGLGPFAGVLALFVHTTGIVAKLFSEAVEAIDPAPVEGIRGTGGTWLQEIIYGVLPQVLPLWISYALYRFESNVRSATVLGIVGGGGIGLTFNDTMRSFQYSQASAILIIVIVTVSVLDMASQRVRKRFI; encoded by the coding sequence ATGTTCGCCACCGATGCCGTCCACCGCGCCGCGACGAGCACCATGCCGCCGCCACCCGTGACACCGCTTGCCACCCGCCTGGTGCGCCTCGCGCTGGCTGCCCTGGCCGTGGTGGTGCTGGTCTATGCCTGGCACGAGGCCGAGATGAATCCGGGGCAGCTGGTGCGCGACGCCGGCAACATGGCCACGCTCGGCGCCGATTTCCTGAGGCCCGACTTCACCTATTGGGACCTCTACGCCAAGGACATGGTCGAGACGCTGGCCATCGCCATCTGGGGTACGCTGCTCGCCGTCATCGCCGGCATCCCGCTCGGCATCCTGTCCGCCGACAATGTCGCGCCGGCATGGATCGTCTTTCCGGTACGCCGACTGATGGACGCCTGCCGCGCCATCAACGAACTGGTCTTCGCGCTGATCTTCATTGCCGCGGTCGGCCTCGGCCCCTTCGCCGGCGTGCTCGCGTTGTTCGTCCACACGACCGGCATCGTGGCGAAGCTGTTCTCCGAAGCCGTGGAGGCGATCGACCCGGCGCCGGTGGAAGGCATTCGTGGCACCGGCGGCACCTGGCTGCAGGAGATCATCTACGGCGTGCTGCCGCAGGTGCTGCCACTGTGGATCTCCTATGCGCTCTACCGCTTCGAATCCAATGTCCGCTCCGCGACCGTGCTCGGCATCGTCGGCGGCGGCGGCATCGGGCTCACCTTCAACGACACGATGCGCAGCTTCCAGTATTCGCAGGCTTCCGCGATCCTGATCATCGTCATCGTCACGGTTTCCGTGCTCGACATGGCGAGCCAGCGCGTCCGCAAGCGCTTCATCTGA